In the genome of Desulfobacterales bacterium, the window TCTCGCCAATGCCCTGCATCGATCGGGGCGCATCGATGAAGCCGTCGTGCACTACTTGGAGGCTGTCCGCATCAAGCCCGATTATGAGGCCGCCCATAACAATCTGGGGATTGCGCTTTTTCAAAAAGGAAATATCGATGGGGCTGTCAGAGAGTTTCGGGAGGCCCTGCGGATAAATCCGGAATCCGCCAACGCCAAAAACAACTTGATGCGGGTGCTGGCCGTCCAAAGGGAACGACCGTAAAAAAAACCGGAATGAAGGTTTTTATTTGGTACTTTTCGTCAGGTACGCGAAGCTGGCCGACAAATTCTCCATCACCCGCTCGTGAGGCGGTATCTCCATTATAATGGCGCTACGATAACCTATCTTTTTAAGCACACGCATCTGACGAAGGCAGTCCACGTCGCCTGTATCGATGGTGGGGTGCGGTTTCCCGCCACGGATCTGCTTAAAGTGCACAATCTTGAGGAAGTCCGGCGGCGCCGACTCGATCTCGGCTACAGGATCGCTATCCGGGAATCGCGGAAGCTGGTTTGCCGGGTCAGGACAGATACCCAGAAATCGGCCGGCGTTCTTAGGCAGCCGGTCGCGGACCATCCCCACCAGCAAGATCATGCCTGCAATCGTCTGGCCCACGTTCTCAATGGAGACAACCACGCCTTGTTGAGACGCTTCGCGCGTCAGATCGGCCATCTGCCCAAGCGCAATGGCCGGAACCTGTCTTTCATCCGTCCAGGCAACATCGCAAGTTGTCCTGTCCACCAGGCGCAGCTGGGGGGCATTCGCATTCAGCACCTTGGCTGCCTGGAGTGCGGACTGGAACTGCT includes:
- a CDS encoding TIM barrel protein, with amino-acid sequence MILGAISNSWQLQLSNHDLKKLVQDAQKCGARQIELRQTCMGDYETGDGEAWRPAIEKLAMMAKAFPRLSFNLAIEWSCLSRETDPRGEQFQSALQAAKVLNANAPQLRLVDRTTCDVAWTDERQVPAIALGQMADLTREASQQGVVVSIENVGQTIAGMILLVGMVRDRLPKNAGRFLGICPDPANQLPRFPDSDPVAEIESAPPDFLKIVHFKQIRGGKPHPTIDTGDVDCLRQMRVLKKIGYRSAIIMEIPPHERVMENLSASFAYLTKSTK